One genomic segment of Streptococcus salivarius includes these proteins:
- a CDS encoding SPJ_0845 family protein, with translation MAVIQKKTNELESMMASFAAIPDFEKAGTDPKKDKRLQEDKKK, from the coding sequence ATGGCAGTTATTCAGAAAAAAACAAATGAACTTGAAAGCATGATGGCATCTTTTGCGGCTATCCCTGATTTTGAAAAGGCGGGAACTGATCCTAAGAAGGATAAACGTCTTCAAGAAGATAAGAAGAAATAA
- the cas2 gene encoding CRISPR-associated endonuclease Cas2 codes for MRYEALRLLCFFDLPMESKDEKRIYRNFRKELISNGFEMLQFSVYYRTCPNRSFANKFYKKLKMSNLPAGNVRLLAVTEKQFSEMTLIIGGKTKQEEIVSDNKLVVI; via the coding sequence ATGAGGTATGAAGCGTTGAGGTTATTATGTTTTTTTGATTTGCCAATGGAATCCAAGGATGAAAAAAGAATCTATCGAAATTTTCGTAAAGAATTAATTTCAAATGGGTTTGAAATGTTACAATTTTCGGTCTATTATCGCACTTGTCCTAATAGAAGTTTTGCAAATAAATTTTATAAGAAGTTAAAGATGAGTAATCTACCTGCTGGAAATGTGAGACTTTTGGCGGTTACTGAAAAGCAGTTTTCAGAAATGACATTAATCATAGGTGGCAAAACTAAGCAAGAAGAAATCGTCAGTGATAATAAGTTGGTGGTTATATGA
- the cas9 gene encoding type II CRISPR RNA-guided endonuclease Cas9 (Cas9, originally named Csn1, is the large, multifunctional signature protein of type II CRISPR/Cas systems. It is well known even to general audiences because its RNA-guided endonuclease activity has made it a popular tool for custom editing of eukaryotic genomes.): MSDLVLGLDIGIGSVGVGILNKVTGEIIHKNSRIFPAAQAENNVERRTNRQGRRLTRRKKHRRVRLNHLFEESGLITDFTQVSINLNPYQLRVKGLTDELSNEELFIALKNMVKHRGISYLDDASDDGNSSVGDYAQIVKENSKQLETKTPGQIQLERYQKYGQLRGDFTIEEDGKKHRLINVFPTSAYRAEALRILQTQQEFNPQITDEFINSYLQILTGKRKYYHGPGNEKSRTDYGRYTTKKDSEDEYLTLDNIFGILIGKCTFYPEEYRAAKASYTAQEFNLLNDLNNLTVPTETKKLSEEQKNKIITYVKNEKAMGPAKLFKYIAKLLSCDVADIKGYRIDKSDKAEIHTFEAYRKMKTLETIDIEQMEREKLDKLAYVLTLNTEKEGIQEALEHEFADGTFSQKQVDELVQFRKANSSIFGKGWHNFSVKLMMELIPELYATSEEQMTILTRLGKQKTTSSSNKTKYIDEKRLTEEIYNPVVAKSVRQAIKIVNAAIKEYSDFDNIVIEMARETNEDDEKKAIQKIQKANKDEKDAAMLKAANQYNGKAELPHSVFHGHKQLATKIRLWHQQGERCLYTGKTISIHDLINNPNQFEIDHILPLSITFDDSLANKVLVYATANQEKGQRTPYQALDSMDDAWSFRELKAFVRESKTLSNKKKEYLLTEEDISKFDVRKKFIERNLVDTRYASRVVLNALQEHFRTRKIDTKVSVVRGQFTSQLRRHWGIDKIRDTYHHHAVDALIIAASSQLNLWKKQKNTLVSYSEDQLLDIETGELISDDEYKESVFKAPYQHFVDTLKSKDFEDSILFSYQVDSKFNRKISDATIYATRKAKLDKEKKEYTYTLGKIKDIYALGTKTPSKTGFYKFLDLYKKDKSQFLMYQKDRKTWDEVIEKILEQYRPFKEKDKNGKEVDFNPFEKYRIENGPIRKYSRKGNGPEIKSLKYYDNLLGRFVDITPSESKNPVALLSLNPWRTDVYYNTETRKYEFLGLKYADLCFEKGGSYGISKVKYNKIREKEGIGKNSEFKFTLYKNDLILIKDTETNRQQIFRFWSRTGKDNPKSFEKHKIELKPYEKARFEKGEELEVLGKVPPSSNQLQKNMQIENLSIYKVRTDVLGNQHIIKNEGDKPKLDF; this comes from the coding sequence ATGAGCGACTTAGTTTTAGGACTTGATATCGGTATAGGTTCTGTTGGCGTAGGTATCCTTAATAAAGTGACGGGAGAAATTATCCATAAGAACTCACGCATTTTCCCAGCAGCTCAAGCGGAGAATAATGTAGAACGTAGAACAAATCGTCAAGGAAGACGATTGACACGACGTAAAAAACATCGTAGAGTTCGTTTAAATCATCTATTTGAGGAAAGTGGATTAATCACTGATTTTACACAGGTTTCAATAAATCTTAACCCATATCAATTGCGAGTTAAGGGCTTGACCGATGAATTGTCTAATGAAGAATTGTTTATCGCTCTTAAAAATATGGTGAAACATCGTGGGATTAGTTATCTTGATGATGCCAGTGATGACGGAAATTCATCAGTAGGAGACTATGCACAAATTGTCAAAGAGAACAGCAAACAATTAGAGACAAAAACACCAGGCCAGATTCAATTGGAACGCTATCAAAAATATGGTCAATTACGTGGTGATTTTACTATTGAGGAGGATGGAAAAAAACATCGCTTAATTAATGTCTTTCCAACATCAGCTTATCGAGCAGAAGCACTGAGAATACTGCAAACCCAACAAGAATTTAATCCACAGATTACCGATGAATTTATTAATAGTTATCTCCAAATTCTAACTGGAAAACGTAAATATTATCACGGACCAGGAAATGAGAAGTCACGGACTGATTATGGAAGGTATACTACTAAGAAAGATTCTGAAGATGAGTACCTAACTTTAGACAATATTTTTGGAATCCTAATTGGGAAATGTACATTTTATCCGGAAGAGTATAGAGCAGCAAAAGCTTCCTACACGGCTCAAGAATTCAATTTGCTAAATGATTTGAACAATCTAACCGTTCCAACAGAAACCAAGAAGTTAAGCGAAGAACAGAAGAATAAAATCATTACCTATGTCAAAAATGAAAAGGCGATGGGTCCAGCGAAACTCTTTAAGTATATCGCTAAACTACTTTCTTGCGATGTTGCGGATATCAAAGGATACCGTATCGATAAATCAGATAAGGCTGAAATTCATACTTTCGAAGCCTATCGAAAAATGAAGACGCTTGAAACCATTGATATTGAGCAAATGGAGAGAGAAAAGCTTGATAAGTTAGCCTATGTTTTAACATTAAATACGGAGAAGGAAGGTATCCAAGAAGCGTTAGAGCATGAGTTTGCTGATGGTACCTTCAGTCAGAAACAAGTTGACGAATTGGTTCAATTTCGCAAAGCAAATAGTTCCATTTTTGGAAAAGGTTGGCATAATTTTTCTGTCAAGTTGATGATGGAATTAATCCCAGAATTATATGCGACGTCAGAAGAACAAATGACTATTTTGACACGACTAGGAAAACAAAAAACGACTTCGTCTTCAAATAAAACAAAATATATAGATGAGAAACGACTAACTGAAGAAATCTACAATCCTGTTGTTGCTAAGTCTGTTCGCCAAGCTATAAAAATCGTAAATGCGGCAATCAAAGAATATAGCGACTTTGACAATATTGTCATCGAAATGGCTCGTGAAACAAATGAAGATGACGAAAAGAAGGCTATTCAAAAGATTCAAAAAGCTAATAAAGATGAAAAGGATGCAGCCATGCTTAAGGCTGCCAACCAATATAATGGAAAGGCTGAATTACCACATAGTGTTTTCCATGGTCATAAGCAATTAGCAACCAAAATCCGTCTCTGGCATCAGCAAGGAGAACGTTGCCTTTATACTGGTAAAACAATTTCAATCCATGATTTGATTAATAATCCCAATCAATTTGAAATAGATCATATTTTACCTCTCTCTATTACCTTTGATGATAGCCTTGCTAATAAGGTTTTGGTTTATGCAACTGCTAACCAAGAAAAAGGACAACGAACACCTTACCAGGCATTAGATAGTATGGATGATGCATGGTCTTTCCGTGAACTAAAAGCCTTTGTCCGTGAGTCGAAAACACTTTCAAACAAGAAAAAAGAATACCTTCTTACGGAAGAGGATATTTCAAAATTTGATGTTCGAAAGAAATTTATTGAACGAAATCTTGTAGATACAAGATACGCTTCAAGAGTTGTCCTCAATGCCCTTCAAGAACACTTTAGAACTCGCAAGATTGATACAAAAGTTTCCGTGGTTCGCGGGCAATTCACATCTCAATTGAGACGCCATTGGGGAATCGATAAGATTCGTGATACCTATCATCACCATGCCGTAGATGCACTGATTATTGCTGCTTCAAGTCAGTTGAATTTGTGGAAAAAACAAAAGAATACTCTTGTAAGTTATTCAGAAGACCAACTACTTGATATTGAAACAGGTGAACTTATTAGTGACGATGAGTACAAGGAATCTGTATTTAAAGCCCCTTATCAACATTTTGTTGATACATTGAAGAGTAAAGATTTTGAAGACAGTATCTTGTTCTCATATCAAGTGGATTCTAAGTTTAATCGAAAGATTTCTGATGCAACAATTTACGCAACAAGAAAAGCGAAATTAGATAAAGAGAAAAAAGAATACACTTATACTTTGGGGAAAATAAAAGATATCTATGCTTTAGGGACAAAAACTCCTTCTAAAACGGGATTTTATAAGTTTTTAGATTTATACAAAAAGGATAAATCCCAATTCTTAATGTATCAGAAGGATAGAAAAACTTGGGATGAAGTAATAGAGAAGATATTGGAACAATATCGACCATTTAAAGAAAAGGACAAAAATGGAAAAGAGGTTGATTTTAATCCTTTTGAAAAATATAGAATTGAAAATGGACCTATTCGCAAGTATAGTCGAAAAGGCAATGGTCCTGAAATCAAGAGTCTTAAATACTACGATAATCTCCTAGGAAGATTTGTTGATATAACTCCCTCAGAAAGTAAAAATCCTGTAGCTTTACTATCTTTGAATCCTTGGAGAACAGATGTATACTACAATACAGAAACAAGAAAATATGAATTCTTAGGATTAAAGTATGCAGATTTGTGTTTCGAAAAAGGAGGTTCTTACGGTATTTCAAAAGTTAAGTATAATAAAATAAGAGAGAAAGAAGGAATTGGTAAGAATTCAGAATTTAAGTTTACACTGTATAAGAATGATTTAATTTTAATTAAGGATACTGAAACAAATCGTCAACAAATCTTTAGATTTTGGTCTCGTACTGGGAAGGATAATCCAAAAAGTTTTGAAAAGCATAAAATAGAATTAAAACCTTATGAAAAAGCAAGATTCGAGAAGGGAGAAGAACTTGAGGTATTAGGAAAGGTCCCACCTTCTTCTAATCAATTGCAAAAGAATATGCAGATAGAAAATCTATCAATTTATAAAGTAAGAACAGATGTCCTAGGAAATCAGCATATCATCAAAAATGAGGGTGATAAGCCTAAGCTAGATTTTTAA
- the cas1 gene encoding type II CRISPR-associated endonuclease Cas1: MTWRVVHVSQSEKMRLKLDNLLVQKMGQEFTVPLSDISIIVAEGGDTVVTLRLLSALSKYNIALVVCDNEHLPTGIYHSQNGHFRAYKRLKEQMDWSQKQKDKAWQIVTYYKINNQEDVLAMFEKSLDNIRLLSDYKEQIEPGDRTNREGHAAKVYFNELFGKQFVRVTQQEADVINAGLNYGYAIMRAQMARIVAGYGLNGLLGIFHKNEYNQFNLVDDLMEPFRQIVDVWVYDNLRDQEFLKYEYRLGLTDLLNAKIKYGKETCSVTVAMDKYVKGFIKYISEKDSSKFHCPVVSSLEWRK; this comes from the coding sequence ATGACTTGGAGAGTTGTACATGTCAGTCAGAGTGAGAAGATGCGCTTAAAGCTTGATAACTTGTTAGTGCAAAAGATGGGACAAGAGTTTACGGTGCCACTTAGTGATATTTCGATAATTGTTGCAGAAGGTGGGGATACAGTTGTTACCCTTCGTCTGTTAAGTGCCTTAAGTAAATATAATATTGCCTTAGTTGTTTGTGATAACGAACATTTACCAACAGGGATCTATCATTCACAAAATGGGCATTTTAGAGCTTACAAGCGCTTGAAAGAACAGATGGACTGGTCTCAGAAACAAAAGGACAAGGCATGGCAGATTGTGACATACTATAAAATTAATAACCAAGAGGATGTCCTAGCCATGTTTGAAAAAAGTTTGGATAACATTAGACTACTTTCAGACTATAAAGAGCAGATAGAACCCGGTGATAGAACCAATAGAGAGGGTCATGCTGCTAAGGTCTACTTTAATGAACTCTTTGGTAAACAATTTGTCAGAGTAACCCAGCAAGAAGCAGATGTTATCAATGCTGGCTTAAACTATGGCTATGCTATCATGAGGGCTCAGATGGCTAGAATAGTGGCGGGTTATGGTTTAAACGGTTTGTTAGGTATCTTCCATAAAAATGAATACAATCAGTTTAATTTGGTTGATGACTTAATGGAGCCATTTAGACAGATTGTGGATGTTTGGGTTTATGATAATCTACGAGATCAAGAATTCCTTAAGTATGAGTATAGGTTAGGATTGACAGATTTGCTCAATGCTAAAATCAAATATGGCAAAGAGACTTGTTCAGTGACAGTTGCTATGGACAAATATGTCAAAGGCTTTATCAAATATATTTCGGAAAAAGATAGTAGTAAATTTCACTGCCCAGTGGTATCAAGTTTAGAGTGGAGAAAATAA
- a CDS encoding permease, translated as MAIFHQLPDSVLQLLAVFLSIIIEALPFVLLGSILSGFIEVFVTPEKVQNFLPKNKVLAILFGTLIGFIFPSCECGIVPIITRFLEKKVPSYTAIPFMATAPIINPVVLFATYTAFGNSWYYVLLRFVGAFLIAMILGILLGFVVDDQILKDNRKVSHVHDYSGLSAGKKTFQALVHAVDEFFDTGRYLIFGSLVAASMQTYLPTRILTTIGHNSVTAILIMMLLAFILSLCSEADAFIGASLLSSFGVAPTVAFLIIGPMVDIKNLIMMKHQFKTRFVGLFVGTASLATIIYCLVLGVI; from the coding sequence ATGGCTATTTTTCATCAACTACCAGATAGCGTTCTGCAGCTTCTGGCAGTTTTTCTATCGATTATTATCGAAGCCCTGCCCTTTGTTTTACTGGGAAGTATCCTATCTGGCTTTATTGAGGTCTTTGTGACTCCTGAAAAGGTCCAAAACTTCCTCCCTAAAAACAAGGTCCTGGCTATTCTCTTTGGAACTCTTATTGGTTTTATTTTCCCTTCTTGTGAGTGTGGGATTGTTCCAATTATCACGCGCTTTTTAGAGAAAAAAGTGCCTAGCTACACGGCTATTCCTTTCATGGCAACTGCTCCTATCATTAATCCAGTCGTTCTCTTTGCGACCTATACGGCCTTTGGGAACTCTTGGTACTACGTGCTTTTACGTTTCGTCGGGGCTTTCTTGATTGCCATGATTTTGGGAATCTTGCTGGGCTTTGTGGTGGATGACCAGATTCTCAAGGACAACCGTAAGGTTAGTCATGTGCACGACTATAGTGGTTTGTCAGCTGGTAAGAAAACCTTTCAAGCTCTGGTTCATGCGGTTGACGAGTTCTTTGACACTGGGCGTTACTTGATTTTCGGGAGCTTGGTGGCCGCAAGTATGCAGACCTACCTACCGACCCGTATCCTCACGACCATCGGTCATAATTCAGTGACAGCCATCCTGATCATGATGCTCTTGGCTTTCATCCTCTCGCTCTGTTCAGAGGCGGATGCCTTTATCGGAGCTTCACTACTCTCTAGTTTCGGAGTAGCACCAACGGTTGCCTTTCTCATCATTGGTCCTATGGTTGATATCAAGAACTTGATTATGATGAAACACCAGTTTAAAACACGCTTTGTTGGTCTCTTCGTAGGAACTGCTAGTCTGGCGACAATCATTTACTGTCTGGTATTGGGGGTGATTTAA
- the csn2-St gene encoding CRISPR-associated protein Csn2-St: MKFFVQHPYKERIELNIGAITQIVGQNKELKYYIWQILSWYFGGKKYSSDDLSIFDYEEPTILDESGEIVKRSSYHYIEISSFKDLLEQMEYKKGTLAHGYLGKIVNQVDIVAHLEKINEQVELIEGAMNQHINLNSGKVEYHLENRSLTLDQLLSKNFSPFFAIENKNLSFEWVSNTDKLSLFLEMLDRLLSQTTEKYLIVLKNIDSFISEESYDSFYKQIGQLVKKYPNLNLILFPSNQGYLKIDEENSRFVNILSDQVEHLYDIEFMYDRVKKHYPSNNFPPREGFRKSLENVTPYLLTKMLRQPSLTLVDSVILNILNQLFQFNYRIRYSQTPDEELLHRYLESKN, translated from the coding sequence ATGAAATTTTTTGTACAACATCCTTACAAGGAACGTATTGAATTGAATATTGGTGCAATCACACAAATTGTTGGTCAGAATAAAGAACTCAAATATTATATTTGGCAGATTTTGAGCTGGTATTTTGGTGGAAAAAAATACTCAAGTGATGACTTAAGTATTTTTGATTATGAGGAACCTACTATACTTGATGAGTCTGGAGAAATAGTGAAGCGAAGTAGCTATCACTATATCGAGATTTCAAGTTTTAAGGATTTACTTGAGCAGATGGAATATAAGAAAGGGACTCTTGCTCATGGTTACCTTGGTAAAATTGTCAATCAAGTTGATATTGTAGCCCATTTGGAGAAAATTAATGAACAAGTAGAGCTTATAGAAGGGGCAATGAACCAGCATATCAACTTAAACAGTGGTAAGGTGGAATACCATTTAGAGAATCGTTCTCTTACACTAGATCAACTACTTTCAAAAAATTTTAGCCCATTTTTTGCCATTGAGAACAAGAATTTATCTTTTGAATGGGTTTCTAATACTGATAAACTATCCCTCTTTTTAGAAATGTTAGACCGTCTTCTGTCACAAACAACAGAGAAATATCTCATTGTGCTAAAAAATATTGATAGTTTTATTTCAGAGGAATCTTATGATAGTTTTTATAAGCAAATTGGTCAGCTAGTCAAAAAGTATCCAAATCTAAACTTAATTTTATTTCCAAGTAATCAAGGCTATTTAAAGATTGATGAAGAAAATAGTAGGTTCGTCAATATTTTATCTGACCAAGTGGAGCATTTGTACGATATTGAGTTTATGTATGACAGGGTAAAGAAACATTATCCAAGTAATAATTTCCCACCGAGAGAGGGTTTTAGGAAATCCTTAGAGAATGTGACGCCTTATTTATTGACAAAAATGCTGAGACAACCTAGTCTCACACTTGTTGATTCTGTAATTTTGAATATCCTAAATCAGCTGTTTCAATTTAATTACCGTATAAGATATTCACAAACTCCTGATGAGGAGCTATTGCATAGATATTTAGAAAGTAAGAATTGA
- a CDS encoding TIGR03943 family putative permease subunit, which produces MLRFLILSGYFELVMYLQVSGKLNQYINIHYSYLAYISMVLSFILAVVQLIVWMKQMKVHSHLSGRVAKVASIVLLAFPVLTGLLVPTVTLDANTVSAKGYHFPLAAGSDSNQADQEGTTIQYLKPDTSSYFTSSAYEKEMTRELAKYKGRETIQITTENYMEVMELIYLYPNDFVGKKVTYTGFVYNDPQTKGYQFIFRFGIIHCIADSGVYGLATTGSDQTFKDNTWVKVTGTITVDYYQNLKQSLPILNLTEVKEVGQPDNPYVYRVF; this is translated from the coding sequence ATGTTACGTTTTCTCATCTTATCTGGGTACTTTGAGCTGGTCATGTACTTGCAAGTTTCTGGCAAGCTCAACCAGTACATTAACATCCACTACTCCTACTTGGCCTACATTTCCATGGTGCTTTCCTTTATTCTTGCTGTGGTTCAACTCATCGTTTGGATGAAGCAGATGAAGGTTCACTCGCATTTGTCAGGTCGAGTAGCCAAGGTAGCCAGCATCGTTCTCTTGGCCTTTCCAGTCCTCACGGGGCTCTTGGTGCCAACAGTGACCTTGGATGCCAATACCGTGTCAGCTAAGGGTTATCATTTTCCACTGGCGGCAGGGAGTGATTCTAATCAGGCCGACCAAGAGGGAACGACTATTCAGTACTTGAAGCCAGACACCAGCTCCTACTTCACCTCCTCAGCTTATGAGAAGGAAATGACCAGAGAGCTCGCCAAGTACAAGGGACGTGAGACCATCCAGATTACCACGGAAAATTACATGGAAGTCATGGAGCTCATCTACCTCTATCCTAACGATTTCGTAGGCAAGAAGGTCACCTATACCGGATTTGTTTACAATGACCCACAAACCAAGGGTTATCAGTTCATCTTCCGTTTTGGGATTATCCACTGTATCGCCGATTCAGGTGTTTACGGACTGGCGACGACAGGAAGTGACCAAACCTTTAAGGACAATACGTGGGTAAAAGTCACTGGTACCATCACTGTGGATTACTATCAAAATCTCAAACAGAGCCTTCCTATCCTTAATTTGACTGAGGTCAAAGAGGTCGGACAGCCTGACAACCCTTATGTATATCGTGTATTTTAA
- a CDS encoding Tex family protein, whose protein sequence is MENRNLETLAQELGLKKQQVETVLELTAEGNTIPFIARYRKEKTGNLDETQIKAIIDMDKSLTALQDRKETVLAKIEAQGKLTDQLKAAIEAAEKLADVEELYLPYKEKRRTKATVAREAGLFPLARLILQNSPNLKAEAEKLTSEAFPTADKALAGAVDILVEAFSEDNSLRSWTYNEIWNNSDITSTLKDQSLDEKETFKIYYDFEDKVSKLQGYRTLALNRGEKLGVIKVAFKHNLEKMHRFYSARFKQKNDYIEEVINQSLKKKIIPAMERRIRSELTEAAEDGAIQLFSQNLRSLLLVSPLKGKMVLGFDPAFRTGAKLAVVDQTGKLITTQVIYPVAPASQAKIAQAKKDLADLIKKHAIEIIAIGNGTASRESEAFVAEVLKDFPETSYVIVNESGASVYSASELARHEFPDLTVEKRSAISIARRLQDPLAELVKIDPKSIGVGQYQHDVSQKKLSENLDFVVDTVVNQVGVNVNTASSTLLSHVSGLNKTISENIVAYREENGEIASRAEIKKVPRLGAKAFEQAAGFLRIPNAKNILDNTGVHPESYPAVKALFKQLAITDLDDSAKAKLKALNLKETAEGLGLGQETLKDIIADLLKPGRDLRDDFEAPVLRQDVLELKDLSVGQKLEGTVRNVVDFGAFVDIGVHEDGLIHISEMSKSFVNHPSQVVSVGDLVTVWVSKVDLEHEKLNLSLVNPRESN, encoded by the coding sequence ATGGAAAATCGTAATTTAGAGACATTGGCTCAGGAATTGGGCCTAAAAAAACAACAAGTTGAAACTGTTTTGGAATTGACCGCAGAAGGCAATACCATCCCCTTTATCGCCCGTTACCGTAAGGAAAAAACAGGCAATCTGGATGAAACGCAAATCAAGGCCATCATTGATATGGACAAGTCCTTGACTGCTCTTCAAGACCGTAAGGAAACAGTTCTTGCCAAGATTGAGGCTCAGGGCAAATTGACCGATCAACTCAAGGCAGCTATTGAAGCCGCTGAAAAGTTGGCAGACGTGGAAGAACTCTACCTTCCTTATAAGGAAAAACGCCGCACCAAGGCGACGGTTGCCCGTGAAGCAGGTCTTTTCCCCTTGGCTCGTCTTATCTTGCAAAATAGTCCTAACCTCAAGGCTGAAGCTGAAAAGCTGACATCTGAAGCCTTTCCGACAGCTGACAAGGCTCTCGCAGGTGCTGTGGATATTTTGGTTGAGGCCTTTTCTGAGGACAATAGCTTGCGCTCTTGGACCTACAACGAAATCTGGAACAACAGTGACATCACTTCAACCCTCAAGGATCAATCTCTGGATGAAAAAGAAACCTTCAAAATCTACTATGATTTTGAAGACAAGGTGTCTAAACTTCAAGGTTACCGTACGTTAGCCCTTAACCGTGGGGAGAAACTAGGTGTTATTAAGGTGGCCTTTAAGCACAATCTTGAGAAAATGCACCGTTTTTACAGTGCTCGTTTCAAACAAAAAAATGACTATATCGAGGAAGTTATCAACCAATCTCTCAAGAAGAAAATCATTCCAGCCATGGAGCGTCGTATCCGTAGCGAGTTGACTGAAGCAGCAGAAGATGGTGCTATTCAACTTTTCTCTCAAAATCTTCGCAGTCTTCTTCTAGTATCGCCACTTAAAGGTAAGATGGTACTCGGTTTTGACCCAGCCTTTCGTACAGGGGCTAAGTTGGCTGTCGTCGACCAAACTGGTAAGCTCATCACAACGCAAGTTATCTATCCAGTGGCTCCAGCCAGTCAGGCTAAGATTGCCCAAGCTAAGAAAGACTTGGCTGACCTCATTAAGAAACATGCCATTGAGATTATCGCTATCGGTAATGGAACAGCCAGTCGTGAAAGTGAAGCTTTTGTGGCAGAAGTTCTCAAGGATTTTCCAGAGACTTCATATGTCATTGTCAATGAAAGTGGTGCCTCTGTCTACTCTGCATCAGAGTTGGCCCGTCATGAGTTCCCAGACTTAACGGTCGAAAAACGCTCTGCCATTTCTATCGCCCGTCGTCTTCAAGACCCATTAGCTGAGTTGGTTAAGATTGACCCTAAATCAATCGGAGTAGGCCAATACCAGCATGATGTTAGTCAGAAGAAACTCTCTGAAAATCTTGATTTCGTCGTCGATACCGTGGTTAACCAGGTCGGTGTTAATGTCAATACGGCAAGTAGTACCCTCTTGTCACACGTGTCAGGACTCAACAAGACCATCTCTGAAAATATCGTCGCCTACCGTGAGGAGAATGGTGAGATTGCATCACGTGCGGAAATCAAAAAAGTCCCACGTCTTGGTGCCAAGGCCTTCGAACAAGCCGCCGGTTTCCTTCGTATTCCAAATGCCAAGAATATCTTGGATAATACAGGGGTCCACCCAGAGTCTTACCCAGCGGTAAAAGCCCTCTTCAAGCAGTTGGCTATCACAGACTTGGACGACTCTGCCAAGGCAAAATTGAAGGCTCTTAATCTTAAAGAAACAGCGGAAGGATTGGGACTTGGACAGGAAACCCTCAAAGATATCATTGCTGACCTTTTGAAACCAGGTCGTGACCTCCGTGACGATTTTGAAGCACCAGTGCTTCGTCAAGATGTTCTTGAACTCAAAGACTTGTCAGTAGGACAAAAACTTGAAGGAACGGTCCGTAACGTTGTGGACTTTGGTGCCTTTGTGGATATCGGTGTCCACGAGGATGGACTTATCCACATCTCAGAGATGAGTAAGAGCTTCGTTAACCACCCAAGTCAGGTCGTATCTGTTGGGGATTTGGTTACCGTGTGGGTATCAAAAGTTGATTTAGAGCATGAAAAACTCAATCTCTCCTTGGTGAATCCACGTGAATCTAACTGA